In Hamadaea flava, a genomic segment contains:
- a CDS encoding VOC family protein, with translation MHLELIALIVAEYDPAIDFFVNVLGFDLVEDVPSTTNDGRPKRWVVVRPPGARTGILLAQADGERQAAAVGDQVAGRVGFFLRVDDFDSAYARMTAAGVEFVTVPRDEAYGRIAVFLDIAGNRWDLLGPSSPSGASAG, from the coding sequence GTGCATCTTGAGCTGATCGCCCTCATCGTGGCCGAGTACGACCCGGCCATCGACTTCTTCGTGAACGTGCTCGGATTCGACCTGGTGGAGGACGTTCCTTCGACCACAAACGACGGTCGGCCGAAGCGCTGGGTCGTGGTACGCCCACCCGGTGCGCGTACCGGGATCCTGCTCGCCCAGGCCGACGGCGAACGGCAGGCCGCCGCCGTCGGCGATCAGGTCGCCGGGCGCGTGGGGTTCTTCCTGCGCGTCGACGACTTCGACTCGGCGTACGCCCGCATGACGGCGGCCGGCGTCGAGTTCGTGACGGTGCCGCGCGACGAGGCGTACGGGCGGATCGCGGTGTTCCTCGACATCGCCGGGAACCGCTGGGACCTCCTCGGCCCTAGCTCCCCGAGCGGAGCGTCAGCAGGGTGA
- a CDS encoding metallophosphoesterase: protein MTAGEAAVEPRRSSRALFFVSALVVVLALLFGVPWWTLVAAPGWSTPVEVLGSVVFVVALAAFPGFMFLGHGRGRDWAARAGDVMLGVIWVLFTWSVLGTLLRGALSLGGIDSQTGARVVAGSVASVALLLLLYGYAEAMRVPRVRRVDVAIPRLGAGFDGAKVVLITDTHYGPIDRARWSSRVTEAVNALDADVVCHTGDIADGTAEARREQSEPLGRIRAALARTYVTGNHEYYSQAQGWVERMRELGWEALRNRHVVVERDGDRLVIAGVDDVTAAGSGLPGHGEDLGAALTGADPALPVLLLAHQPKQIRHAVEHGVDLQLSGHTHGGQIWPFHYLVRVDQPAVAGLSRHGERTQLYTSRGTGFWGPPFRVFAPSEITLLTLRSGS, encoded by the coding sequence ATGACCGCAGGCGAAGCCGCCGTCGAGCCCCGCCGGTCCTCGCGCGCCCTCTTCTTCGTGTCCGCCCTGGTCGTCGTGCTCGCGCTGCTGTTCGGCGTACCGTGGTGGACCCTGGTCGCCGCGCCCGGCTGGTCGACTCCGGTCGAGGTGCTGGGCAGCGTCGTCTTCGTCGTCGCGCTCGCGGCGTTTCCCGGCTTCATGTTCCTCGGGCACGGCCGCGGCCGCGACTGGGCCGCCCGCGCCGGCGACGTCATGCTCGGCGTGATCTGGGTGCTGTTCACCTGGTCCGTGCTCGGCACGCTGCTGCGCGGAGCACTCTCGCTCGGTGGGATCGACAGCCAGACAGGCGCGCGGGTGGTCGCCGGGTCGGTCGCGTCCGTCGCGCTCCTGCTTCTCCTCTACGGGTACGCCGAAGCGATGCGCGTGCCCCGAGTGCGCCGCGTCGACGTGGCCATCCCGCGGCTCGGCGCCGGGTTCGACGGGGCCAAGGTCGTCCTGATCACCGACACGCACTACGGCCCGATCGACCGGGCGCGCTGGTCCAGCCGGGTGACCGAGGCGGTCAACGCGCTGGACGCGGACGTCGTCTGCCACACCGGCGACATCGCCGACGGCACCGCCGAGGCGCGGCGGGAGCAGTCCGAACCGCTCGGCCGCATCCGCGCTGCGCTGGCGCGCACCTACGTCACCGGCAACCACGAGTACTACAGCCAGGCGCAGGGCTGGGTCGAGCGGATGCGGGAGCTGGGCTGGGAGGCGCTGCGCAACCGCCACGTCGTCGTCGAGCGCGACGGCGACCGGCTGGTGATCGCGGGCGTCGACGACGTGACCGCCGCCGGTTCGGGGCTACCGGGCCACGGCGAGGACCTCGGCGCCGCCCTCACCGGGGCCGACCCGGCGCTGCCGGTGCTGCTGCTCGCCCACCAGCCGAAGCAGATCCGGCACGCCGTCGAGCACGGCGTCGACCTGCAGCTGTCCGGGCACACGCACGGCGGCCAGATCTGGCCGTTCCACTACCTCGTCCGGGTCGACCAGCCGGCCGTCGCCGGGCTGAGCCGGCACGGCGAGCGTACGCAGCTCTACACCAGCCGGGGCACCGGGTTCTGGGGACCGCCGTTCCGGGTGTTCGCGCCGAGCGAGATCACCCTGCTGACGCTCCGCTCGGGGAGCTAG
- a CDS encoding calcium:proton antiporter gives MFTRLMEYWTLLMPPVAIVVLAGVWHRDLPGFAVALAALVLAGAVLAAVHHAEVIAHRVGEPFGSLVLAVAVTIIEVGLIISLMIGGGEKNAALARDTVFAAVMITCNGIFGLCLLVGALRRRVAVFNPEGTGAALASVATVATLSLVEPTFTTSAPGPQFSTAQLVFAAGSALILYALFVTTQTVRHRDYFLPITSKGEVIDEESHAEPPTVRQTWLSLVLLLVALVAVVGLAKSISPAIESGVAEAGLPASVVGIVIAMLVLLPESIAAVRAARRDRVQTSLNLALGSAMASIGLTIPAVAVASFWLNDRLLLGLGSTHIVLLALTVVVGTLTVIPGRATPLQGGVHLSILAAYLVLAVSP, from the coding sequence ATGTTCACCCGGCTGATGGAGTACTGGACGCTGCTCATGCCGCCAGTGGCGATCGTCGTCCTGGCGGGGGTGTGGCACCGGGACCTGCCGGGGTTCGCCGTGGCACTCGCCGCACTGGTGTTGGCCGGCGCGGTCCTGGCCGCGGTGCACCACGCCGAGGTGATCGCGCACCGGGTCGGGGAGCCGTTCGGGTCGCTCGTCCTGGCGGTCGCGGTCACGATCATCGAGGTCGGGCTGATCATCTCGCTGATGATCGGGGGCGGCGAGAAGAACGCCGCGCTGGCCCGGGACACCGTCTTCGCCGCCGTGATGATCACCTGCAACGGCATCTTCGGGCTGTGCCTGCTCGTCGGGGCGCTGCGGCGGCGGGTCGCGGTCTTCAACCCCGAAGGCACCGGCGCCGCCCTGGCCAGCGTCGCGACCGTGGCCACGCTGAGCCTGGTCGAGCCGACGTTCACCACGAGCGCTCCTGGGCCGCAGTTCTCGACCGCACAACTCGTCTTCGCCGCGGGCTCGGCCCTCATCCTGTACGCCTTGTTCGTCACCACGCAGACGGTCCGTCACCGGGACTACTTCCTTCCGATCACGTCCAAGGGCGAGGTCATCGACGAGGAGAGCCATGCCGAGCCGCCGACCGTCCGGCAGACCTGGCTGAGCCTGGTTCTGCTGCTGGTCGCCCTGGTGGCGGTGGTCGGCCTGGCCAAGTCCATCTCGCCCGCGATCGAGTCCGGCGTCGCCGAAGCCGGGCTGCCCGCGTCCGTGGTCGGCATCGTCATCGCCATGCTGGTCCTGCTGCCCGAGAGTATCGCAGCCGTCCGCGCCGCCCGGCGGGATCGCGTACAGACCAGTCTCAATCTGGCTCTCGGCTCGGCGATGGCCAGCATCGGCCTGACCATCCCGGCGGTCGCGGTCGCCTCGTTCTGGCTGAACGACCGGCTGTTGCTCGGGCTCGGCTCGACGCACATCGTGTTGCTGGCGCTGACGGTCGTCGTCGGGACGCTGACCGTCATCCCCGGCCGGGCGACGCCGTTGCAGGGCGGGGTGCACCTGTCCATCCTGGCGGCGTACCTGGTCTTGGCCGTGTCACCGTGA
- a CDS encoding TetR/AcrR family transcriptional regulator — MGVYAGQGDPAWSISALWRERPVARTQPGPKRAISLDEIVRAATEIADRDGLTGLSMRAVGERLGRTAMSLYTYVPGKNELIDVMYDGAHAELPVAYDLAGGWRTAITAWAGDLLEFHLRHPWTVQVSFARPVLGPNEQVVLENLATILRATGLPADRCRPLVTALYHLVRGSAQTITEARKAAEVTGTPDEQWWSARSARLLAEVPDFAARFPESVWLSTRDVQPYSLEATARGAFVGGLDLLVTGLSATIGADHPSDSGACSPG; from the coding sequence GTGGGCGTGTACGCGGGCCAGGGCGATCCGGCGTGGTCGATCTCCGCGCTGTGGCGGGAACGGCCGGTCGCGCGTACGCAGCCTGGTCCGAAGCGGGCGATCAGCCTGGACGAGATCGTGCGAGCCGCGACCGAGATCGCCGATCGGGACGGCCTCACCGGACTGTCGATGCGGGCCGTGGGGGAGCGGCTCGGCCGGACGGCGATGTCGCTGTACACCTATGTCCCCGGCAAGAACGAGCTGATCGACGTCATGTACGACGGGGCGCACGCGGAGCTGCCGGTCGCCTACGACCTCGCCGGCGGCTGGCGTACCGCGATCACGGCCTGGGCCGGCGACCTGCTGGAGTTCCATCTCCGCCATCCGTGGACCGTGCAGGTCTCGTTCGCCCGGCCGGTGCTGGGGCCGAACGAGCAGGTCGTGCTGGAGAACCTGGCGACGATCCTGCGCGCCACCGGGCTGCCGGCCGATCGGTGCCGCCCGCTGGTGACCGCGCTTTACCACCTCGTCCGCGGCAGCGCGCAGACGATCACCGAGGCCCGCAAGGCCGCCGAGGTCACCGGTACGCCCGACGAGCAGTGGTGGTCGGCCCGCAGCGCCCGCCTCCTGGCGGAGGTGCCCGACTTCGCCGCCCGGTTCCCCGAGTCGGTCTGGCTCAGTACGCGTGACGTCCAGCCCTACTCGCTGGAGGCGACCGCCCGGGGGGCTTTCGTGGGTGGCCTCGACCTGCTCGTTACCGGCCTTTCTGCCACAATTGGCGCAGATCATCCGTCAGACTCGGGAGCATGTTCACCCGGCTGA
- a CDS encoding alpha/beta fold hydrolase, whose amino-acid sequence MVAYEVHGTGPAVLMPVNPQPVEGTQADEMRAWGVNPANGRDLIAGLTDAYRVVAFDYEGHRLAHPVPLTPDRLAHDILAVADAAGVERFAYYGYSWLALAGLQLALRTDRLTALAMGGFPPLDGPYASMLAVTKATHDLAVDPSSQPPASDSDSVWDSAELTLSPEQTGQFVVLYEALQSFSDAAVSLSVPRLCFAGSKDVIEYGPKWGGVTVDIAGPLLRRGDDLATAGWDVRVLDGLDHTGAMQAANVLPVLRPWLDSVLTPTPPS is encoded by the coding sequence ATGGTCGCGTACGAGGTGCACGGAACCGGCCCGGCCGTGCTGATGCCGGTGAATCCGCAGCCCGTCGAAGGAACGCAGGCGGACGAGATGCGCGCCTGGGGCGTGAACCCGGCCAACGGCCGCGATCTCATCGCCGGGCTGACCGACGCCTACCGGGTCGTCGCGTTCGACTACGAGGGGCACCGGCTCGCGCATCCCGTACCGCTGACACCCGATCGCCTGGCCCACGACATCTTGGCGGTCGCCGACGCGGCTGGCGTGGAGCGGTTCGCGTACTACGGCTATTCGTGGCTCGCCCTCGCCGGCCTCCAGCTGGCCTTGCGGACCGACCGGCTCACCGCGCTGGCCATGGGCGGCTTCCCGCCCCTCGACGGCCCGTACGCGTCGATGCTGGCCGTCACGAAGGCGACCCACGACCTAGCCGTCGACCCCTCCTCCCAGCCACCCGCGTCGGACTCGGACTCGGTCTGGGACTCGGCCGAGCTGACCTTGTCGCCCGAGCAGACGGGCCAGTTCGTCGTGCTCTACGAGGCGTTGCAGTCGTTCTCCGACGCCGCCGTCTCACTGTCGGTGCCCCGGCTGTGCTTCGCCGGCTCGAAGGACGTCATCGAATACGGCCCGAAGTGGGGCGGGGTGACCGTCGACATCGCCGGGCCGCTGCTGCGCCGCGGCGACGACCTCGCCACGGCCGGCTGGGACGTACGCGTCCTCGACGGGCTCGACCACACCGGCGCGATGCAGGCCGCGAACGTCCTGCCCGTGCTGCGCCCGTGGCTCGACTCCGTCCTGACGCCCACCCCGCCATCATGA
- a CDS encoding DUF1622 domain-containing protein, whose amino-acid sequence MELVAQIFEYIGVGVLCAGLLWSVVVAVDAWRREGGAAAYQKVRATFGGVLLLGLEILVAADLIRTVAVSPTVENVAVLGIIVLIRTFLSFSLQIEIEGKVPWKRSNDR is encoded by the coding sequence ATGGAGCTGGTCGCCCAGATCTTCGAGTACATCGGCGTCGGGGTGCTCTGCGCCGGTCTGCTGTGGTCGGTCGTGGTGGCCGTGGACGCCTGGCGGCGCGAGGGCGGGGCGGCGGCGTACCAGAAGGTGCGGGCGACCTTCGGCGGTGTGCTGTTGCTCGGCCTGGAGATCCTGGTCGCCGCCGACCTCATCCGGACCGTCGCGGTGTCGCCGACGGTGGAGAACGTGGCGGTACTCGGGATCATCGTGCTGATCCGGACCTTCCTCAGCTTCTCCCTCCAGATCGAGATCGAGGGAAAGGTGCCCTGGAAACGATCGAACGACCGCTGA
- a CDS encoding SHOCT domain-containing protein codes for MSRGPLDLVAGTATAGALTDEEFAAAKARLLG; via the coding sequence ATGAGCAGAGGACCGCTGGACCTCGTCGCCGGAACCGCGACCGCCGGTGCGCTGACCGATGAGGAGTTCGCCGCGGCGAAAGCCCGTCTGCTGGGCTGA
- a CDS encoding DUF7144 family membrane protein, whose product MTEMSSSKRAWSEGGMVFAACMMVLLGVMQFFQGLAAIIKDSFYVVAPNYVYELDTTAWGWIHLILGALVAVTGFFLFTGADWARGVGIGLAVLSAIAQFFFLPYYPIWALVIIALDVFVIWALTVAPRPTA is encoded by the coding sequence ATGACGGAAATGTCCTCTAGCAAGCGGGCCTGGTCGGAAGGTGGCATGGTGTTCGCCGCCTGCATGATGGTCCTGCTGGGCGTCATGCAGTTCTTCCAGGGGCTCGCCGCGATCATCAAGGACTCGTTCTATGTGGTCGCGCCGAACTATGTGTACGAGCTCGACACGACCGCCTGGGGCTGGATCCACCTGATCCTGGGCGCCCTGGTCGCGGTCACCGGTTTCTTCCTGTTCACCGGGGCGGACTGGGCGCGCGGCGTCGGCATCGGCCTCGCGGTGCTCTCCGCCATCGCGCAGTTCTTCTTCCTGCCGTACTACCCGATCTGGGCGCTGGTCATCATCGCGCTCGACGTCTTCGTGATCTGGGCGCTGACCGTCGCGCCGCGGCCGACCGCCTGA
- a CDS encoding GNAT family N-acetyltransferase, translated as MEIRPATTADLDGLYRLAQSFDALGTQPTAPRAAYEDRMCDLLSDANHLVLLAVEDAAEAGYALAQDYGANPRRQFTVGRLHDLFVVPERRRHGIARLLMAGVTEWCRRRSLPMILDWQARLEAVPFYESLGFVADHIGDQREFPGFCLDLRDGSAGRDVRATRDAPATRDARATRDIHGRTRDVPATPE; from the coding sequence ATGGAGATCCGTCCTGCCACGACCGCCGACCTCGATGGGCTCTACCGGCTGGCCCAGTCCTTCGACGCGCTCGGGACCCAGCCGACCGCACCGCGAGCGGCGTACGAGGACCGCATGTGCGACCTCTTGAGCGACGCGAACCACCTGGTCCTGCTGGCGGTCGAGGACGCCGCCGAAGCCGGGTACGCCCTCGCCCAGGACTACGGCGCGAACCCGAGACGGCAGTTCACGGTGGGCCGGCTGCACGATCTGTTCGTGGTGCCCGAGCGACGACGGCACGGCATCGCCCGACTGCTGATGGCCGGCGTGACGGAATGGTGCCGTCGGCGGTCTCTGCCGATGATCCTGGACTGGCAGGCCCGCCTCGAGGCCGTGCCGTTCTACGAATCCCTGGGGTTTGTCGCCGACCACATCGGAGACCAGCGCGAGTTCCCCGGCTTCTGCCTCGACCTGCGCGACGGCTCGGCCGGACGGGACGTCCGGGCCACCCGCGACGCCCCAGCCACCCGTGACGCCCGAGCCACCCGTGACATCCACGGCCGCACACGTGACGTGCCCGCGACGCCGGAGTGA
- a CDS encoding tetratricopeptide repeat protein — protein MNRDWEQRSDALWADFNAAPDKWDEEEFRARVGDLADELGPGHPVAAFERACAWDSTGHSDRAIPLYREALDLGLDGIRRRRSVIQMSSSLRNMGQAEESVRLLTAERTRGSDELDDALSATLALALTSVGREREAVSLAVGALAKHLPRYQRSMANYARLLVEPDED, from the coding sequence ATGAATCGGGACTGGGAGCAGCGCAGCGACGCCCTCTGGGCGGACTTCAACGCCGCGCCGGACAAGTGGGACGAGGAGGAGTTCCGCGCCCGGGTCGGCGACCTCGCCGACGAACTCGGACCCGGCCACCCGGTCGCCGCGTTCGAACGGGCCTGCGCGTGGGACTCGACCGGGCATTCCGACCGGGCCATTCCGTTGTACCGCGAGGCATTGGACCTGGGCCTCGACGGCATCCGGCGGCGGCGTTCGGTGATCCAGATGTCGAGTTCCCTGCGCAACATGGGGCAGGCCGAGGAGAGCGTGCGGCTGCTGACCGCCGAGCGTACGCGCGGCTCCGACGAACTGGACGACGCGCTCAGCGCCACGCTGGCCCTCGCGCTGACCAGCGTCGGCCGGGAACGCGAGGCGGTGTCGCTCGCGGTCGGCGCGCTCGCCAAGCACCTGCCGCGCTATCAGCGGTCCATGGCCAACTACGCCCGGCTGCTGGTCGAGCCGGACGAAGACTGA
- a CDS encoding ArsR/SmtB family transcription factor — MAVTLRFSPDDLLRCRFAVSPMLETVSAVRLLSPSEDPGPHRRWLSTVDRQSLDLRPLHLLLPRRGYAPDFLSPPPSGRAARFADELRAVATTDHQQIRRELRRSLADTPGAMESPTGRLLLGEPARVLAMLVELLRRAWEVLVEPVWPQVRGLLDADVSFQSRRLAEGGLDRLFAELHPRLRWGNGVLTREYGDDDHRDLQGEGLILVPSAFKWDQVVVIVDPPWQPAVVYPARGLGTLWQPPASDRQAALGRLMGKTRAALLADLGSPTSTTVLAHRHALAAGTISEHLTVLRDAGFVVGERHRHEIRYRRTPLGEDSIG; from the coding sequence GTGGCGGTCACGCTTCGGTTCAGCCCGGACGACCTGCTGCGCTGCCGCTTCGCCGTCTCGCCCATGCTGGAGACGGTCTCCGCGGTCCGGCTGCTCTCGCCGTCCGAGGACCCCGGGCCGCATCGGCGTTGGCTCAGCACCGTCGACCGCCAGAGCCTCGACCTGCGCCCGCTCCACCTGCTCCTGCCCCGCCGCGGCTACGCGCCGGACTTCCTCTCCCCACCGCCGAGCGGGCGGGCGGCGCGATTCGCCGACGAGCTGCGGGCCGTGGCCACCACTGATCATCAACAGATACGCCGAGAGCTGCGCCGGTCGCTGGCCGACACCCCGGGCGCGATGGAGTCGCCGACCGGACGGCTGCTGCTGGGCGAGCCGGCTCGCGTACTGGCGATGCTGGTCGAGCTGCTCCGGCGGGCCTGGGAGGTGCTGGTCGAACCGGTGTGGCCCCAGGTACGCGGGCTGCTCGACGCCGACGTGAGCTTCCAGTCCCGGCGGCTGGCCGAGGGCGGCCTCGACCGGCTGTTCGCCGAGCTGCATCCCCGGCTGCGCTGGGGCAACGGCGTACTGACCCGGGAGTACGGCGACGACGACCACCGAGATCTGCAGGGTGAGGGCCTGATCCTGGTCCCGAGCGCGTTCAAATGGGATCAGGTCGTCGTCATCGTCGATCCGCCGTGGCAGCCCGCCGTCGTCTACCCCGCCCGCGGACTCGGCACCTTGTGGCAGCCCCCGGCCTCGGATCGGCAGGCCGCGCTCGGCCGGCTGATGGGCAAGACCCGGGCCGCGCTGCTCGCCGATCTGGGCTCACCCACGAGCACGACCGTGCTGGCCCACCGGCACGCGCTGGCCGCCGGGACGATCTCCGAGCATCTGACGGTGCTCCGCGACGCCGGATTCGTCGTCGGCGAGCGGCACCGGCACGAGATCCGCTATCGGCGTACGCCGCTCGGCGAGGACTCGATCGGCTGA
- a CDS encoding MerR family transcriptional regulator — MAEEALTASEAARLVGVAVTTLRTWDRRYGLGPESRQTGKHRRYGPADLRRLAEMQRLVGQGVAPAQAAAWVLGRPIPAARRDGGGHAVAVGSAGPAVRGLTRAALRLDAAELRRIIGGALAQDGVLATWTELLAPALIHIGRKHAATGALVEVEHLISKEISVGLATTEWPSSAARILLACTDEEQHSLALEALAAALAEAGVATRLLGARVPPDALREAVRRAGPDIVVLWSQTRETAHVGQLADVLAARPAPKLVLAGGPGWDGVRLPEAVRRPRSLAEAVGLVTGRQPIESSPSGVRR, encoded by the coding sequence GTGGCAGAGGAGGCCCTGACGGCGAGTGAGGCCGCCCGGCTCGTCGGCGTCGCCGTCACTACGCTGCGTACCTGGGACCGTCGCTACGGCCTCGGGCCGGAGAGCCGCCAAACCGGGAAACACCGCCGGTACGGGCCGGCGGACCTGCGGCGGCTGGCCGAGATGCAGCGCCTCGTCGGGCAGGGTGTGGCACCGGCGCAGGCCGCCGCCTGGGTCCTCGGCCGGCCGATCCCCGCGGCTCGGCGCGACGGCGGCGGGCACGCGGTGGCGGTCGGCTCCGCCGGCCCGGCCGTGCGCGGGCTGACCCGGGCCGCGCTGCGGCTCGACGCGGCCGAACTGCGCCGCATCATCGGCGGCGCGCTCGCCCAGGACGGCGTCCTCGCGACGTGGACCGAGCTGCTGGCGCCCGCGCTCATCCACATCGGACGCAAGCATGCGGCGACCGGCGCACTGGTCGAGGTGGAACATCTCATCTCGAAGGAGATCTCGGTGGGACTGGCCACGACCGAGTGGCCGTCGTCGGCGGCCCGGATCCTGCTCGCGTGCACCGACGAGGAACAGCACAGTCTGGCACTGGAAGCGCTGGCCGCGGCCCTCGCCGAAGCCGGCGTCGCGACCCGGCTGCTCGGCGCCCGGGTGCCGCCGGACGCGCTCCGGGAAGCCGTCCGCCGAGCCGGGCCCGACATCGTCGTGCTGTGGTCGCAGACCCGGGAGACGGCCCACGTCGGCCAGCTCGCCGACGTCCTCGCCGCCCGGCCCGCGCCCAAGCTGGTGCTCGCCGGCGGACCGGGCTGGGACGGCGTACGCCTGCCGGAGGCGGTCCGCCGGCCGAGGAGTCTGGCCGAGGCGGTCGGCCTCGTCACCGGACGTCAGCCGATCGAGTCCTCGCCGAGCGGCGTACGCCGATAG
- a CDS encoding SDR family oxidoreductase, with amino-acid sequence MRCLVTGATGYIGGRLAPRLLEAGHEVRCLTRSATRLRDVPWARYAEVVEGDLLAAESLTDVFAGVDVAYYLVHSLGTPDFEDRDRRAARAFAEAAAAAGVRRIVYLGGPAVTGDSAASAHLRSRSEVATVLASTGVPTVTLRAAVILGSGSASFEMLRYLTERLPVMVTPRWVGNRIQPIAVRDVLHYLTGWATVPDEVSRSFDIGGPDILTYAAMMRRYARVAQLPPRVILPVRTLSPWLSSQWVGLVTPVPGAIAKPLVESLIHEAVCHDHDIADYVPDPPGGLKGFDEAVRLALAKIRDADVETRWSTAEWTRAPADPLPTDPDWSGGTAYVDRRERPVQASSSSLWRVVTGIGGETGWYSFPLAWSVRGWLDRALGGVGLRRGRRDPEELFVGEALDFWRVEEIEPGRLLRLRAEMLLPGRAWLEMAVDGDGSDSVYRQRAIFLPRGLSGHLYWRAISPFHAVIFGGMARNIASTAERTDHPD; translated from the coding sequence ATGCGATGCCTGGTCACAGGGGCTACTGGATACATCGGCGGCCGACTGGCACCCCGGCTGCTAGAGGCCGGGCACGAGGTCCGCTGCCTGACCCGATCGGCGACCCGACTGCGCGACGTTCCATGGGCCCGGTACGCCGAAGTGGTCGAGGGCGACCTGCTCGCCGCCGAGTCGCTGACGGACGTCTTCGCCGGTGTCGACGTCGCGTACTACTTGGTGCACTCGCTCGGGACGCCGGACTTCGAGGACCGCGACCGCCGGGCGGCGCGCGCCTTCGCGGAGGCGGCCGCGGCGGCGGGCGTACGCCGGATCGTGTATCTCGGCGGCCCGGCCGTCACCGGCGACTCCGCGGCGTCGGCGCATCTGCGATCGCGATCCGAGGTCGCCACGGTCTTGGCCTCGACCGGTGTGCCGACCGTGACGCTGCGCGCCGCCGTCATCCTCGGCTCCGGCTCGGCGTCCTTCGAGATGCTGCGCTACCTGACCGAGCGGCTGCCGGTGATGGTGACCCCGCGTTGGGTCGGCAACCGCATCCAGCCGATCGCCGTCCGGGACGTGCTGCACTACCTGACCGGCTGGGCGACCGTTCCCGACGAGGTCAGCCGGTCCTTCGACATCGGCGGCCCGGACATCCTCACGTACGCCGCGATGATGCGCCGGTACGCCCGGGTCGCGCAGCTGCCGCCCCGGGTCATCCTGCCGGTGCGTACGCTGTCGCCCTGGCTCAGCTCTCAATGGGTGGGGCTGGTGACCCCCGTTCCCGGAGCGATCGCGAAGCCGCTGGTGGAGAGCCTGATCCACGAGGCGGTCTGCCACGATCACGACATCGCCGACTACGTGCCCGACCCGCCGGGCGGCCTCAAGGGGTTCGACGAGGCGGTACGCCTGGCGCTGGCGAAGATCCGCGACGCTGACGTGGAGACGCGCTGGTCGACGGCGGAGTGGACGCGGGCCCCGGCCGACCCGTTGCCGACCGACCCGGACTGGTCGGGTGGCACGGCGTACGTCGATCGGCGCGAACGCCCGGTGCAGGCGTCGTCCAGCTCGTTGTGGCGGGTCGTCACCGGCATCGGCGGCGAGACCGGGTGGTACTCGTTCCCGCTGGCCTGGTCCGTCCGGGGCTGGCTCGACCGGGCCCTCGGCGGGGTCGGGTTGCGCCGGGGCCGCCGCGACCCGGAGGAGCTTTTCGTCGGCGAAGCGCTGGATTTCTGGCGGGTCGAGGAGATCGAACCGGGGCGGCTGCTGCGGCTGCGCGCCGAGATGTTGTTGCCCGGCCGGGCCTGGCTGGAGATGGCGGTCGACGGCGACGGGTCCGACAGCGTCTACCGCCAGCGCGCGATCTTCCTGCCACGCGGCCTGTCCGGCCACCTCTACTGGCGCGCGATCTCCCCGTTCCACGCGGTGATCTTCGGCGGGATGGCGCGCAACATCGCGAGCACCGCCGAACGGACCGATCATCCGGACTGA